The following coding sequences are from one Sylvia atricapilla isolate bSylAtr1 chromosome 23, bSylAtr1.pri, whole genome shotgun sequence window:
- the LOC136370924 gene encoding G protein-activated inward rectifier potassium channel 4-like, which yields MVLPYARNSGGAGGWLAPEEPRGRSNSIPPAQTPTAKHMLAYLPRPPTDTSRYGTFPQKPDLPAVPGALVEDGGQQAAATTAKRGTGMPNYPSAPRHSSFVPGEPSLPPSRGSLTTQHHRGRPSWCPPPAPQEAGARLYPLHALSVANIPNSSRGRTSARSSTIPTPEGLQGRRCKLLEEDSPTVQAGKRQRQRYVTKVGKCQVNLGNIQDKKRFLSDIFTTIVDLKYRWFLFVFMMCYIITWVVFGFIYFLDAWLRGDIGHQGDPEWQACIENVDGFVSALLLSVESQRTIGYGTRMVTANCAEGVILLIAQSIVGSMIDAMMVGCMFVKISRPKKRAQTLIFSKNCVISCRDEKLCLMFRVGDLRESHMVDAKIRAKLIKSRQTAEGEFIPLEQSELNLGYDTGEDRLFLVEPQIICHVINCRSPFWDMSAESLRRDQFEIIIILEGIVEATGMTCQARTSYTEDEILWGYRFEPCMSLEKGAFQVDYSRFEMTFEVQTPAASAKELHELKELEQQEHSTLSLYWDHLLQPCALPGPSEDAVVGMSAPGSVAEGIRHEPPEREFPA from the exons ATGGTGCTCCCCTACGCCCGCAACAGCGGCGGCGCCGGCGGCTGGCTGGCCCCCGAGGAGCCCCGCGGCCGCAGCAACTCCATCCCGCCGGCGCAGACCCCCACGGCCAAGCACATGCTGGCCTACCTGCCCCGGCCGCCCACCGACACCAGCCGGTACGGCACCTTCCCGCAGAAG CCCGATCTCCCGGCCGTCCCCGGGGCTCTGGTGGAGGACGGCGGGCAGCAAGCCGCCGCCACCACTGCCAAGAGAGGCACCGGGATGCCAAACTACCCATCTGCACCGCGTCACAGCAGCTTTGTCCCCGGTGAGCCGTCGCTGCCGCCGAGCCGCGGGAGCCTGACCACCCAGCACCACCGTGGCCGGCCCTCCTGGTGCCCACCGCCTGCCCCACAAGAGGCGGGTGCCCGCTTGTACCCGCTGCACGCACTGAGCGTGGCCAACATCCCCAACTCGTCCCGCGGCAGGACCTCTGCCCGCAGCTCCACCATTCCCACCCcggaggggctgcagggccgGCGCTGcaagctgctggaggaggacagCCCCACGGTGCAGGCTGGCAAGCGGCAGCGCCAGCGTTATGTGACAAAAGTGGGCAAGTGCCAGGTGAATCTGGGCAACATCCAGGACAAGAAGAGGTTCCTCTCGGACATCTTCACCACCATCGTAGACCTCAAGTACCGCTGGTTCCTCTTCGTCTTCATGATGTGCTACATCATCACCTGGGTGGTCTTTGGCTTCATCTACTTCTTGGATGCTTGGCTGCGGGGTGACATCGGGCACCAGGGTGATCCCGAGTGGCAGGCATGCATCGAGAATGTGGATGGCTTTGTCTCTGCCTTGCTCCTCTCAGTGGAAAGCCAGCGGACCATTGGCTATGGCACTCGGATGGTGACAGCCAACTGTGCCGAGGGTGTCATCCTGTTGATAGCACAGTCCATCGTCGGTTCCATGATCGATGCCATGATGGTTGGCTGCATGTTTGTTAAGATCTCCCGGCCCAAGAAGCGTGCCCAGACCCTCATCTTCAGTAAGAACTGCGTCATCTCCTGCCGGGATGAGAAGCTCTGCCTGATGTTTCGCGTGGGGGACCTGCGGGAAAGCCACATGGTGGATGCCAAGATCCGGGCAAAGCTGATCAAGTCCCGTCAGACAGCCGAGGGGGAGTTCATCCCCCTGGAGCAGTCAGAATTGAACCTGGGCTATGACACAGGGGAGGACCGTCTGTTCCTGGTGGAGCCCCAGATCATCTGCCACGTCATCAACTGTCGCAGCCCTTTCTGGGACATGTCAGCCGAGTCACTGCGCCGGGACCAGTTTGAAATCATCATCATCCTCGAGGGCATCGTGGAAGCCACAG GAATGACGTGCCAAGCCCGCACCTCCTACACAGAGGACGAGATCCTCTGGGGATACCGCTTCGAGCCCTGCATGTCCCTGGAGAAAGGCGCATTCCAGGTGGACTACAGCCGCTTTGAGATGACCTTTGAGGTGCAGACACCAGCAGCCAGCGCCAAGGAGCTGCAcgagctgaaggagctggagcagcaggaacactCCACGCTCAGCCTCTACTGGGaccacctcctgcagccctgtgcacTGCCAGGACCCAGCGAGGATGCGGTGGTGGGGATGAGTGCCCCCGGCAGCGTGGCTGAGGGCATCCGGCATGAGCCACCGGAGCGGGAAttccctgcctga
- the CLDN25 gene encoding putative claudin-25: MAGGWWAKAQGGGMLLALLGWISSCVTTFVPLWKNLNLDLNELEVWNMGLWQVCITQEEGVVECQAHGSFLALPPELRISRLLMCLSNGLGLLGCLLAALGLEGWRTCEDKPGRKRRLLLGGGVTLGMAGITTLVPVSWVAYNTVLDFWDETVPDIVPRWEFGEATFLGWFAGAFLAAGGLLLACSSRSTTTATPLARPCRRAPAAQGLPGGHHLHPKNADLVI; encoded by the coding sequence ATGGCCGGGGGCTGGTGGGCAAAGGCGCAGGGCggagggatgctgctggctCTCCTCGGATGGATCAGCTCCTGCGTCACCACCTTCGTGCCACTCTGGAAGAACCTCAATCTGGATCTGAACGAGCTGGAGGTGTGGAACATGGGGCTCTGGCAGGTCTGCATCACCCAGGAGGAGGGGGTGGTTGAATGCCAAGCCCACGGATCCTTCCTGGCGCTGCCTCCCGAGCTGCGCATCTCTCGCCTCCTGATGTGCCTCTCCAACGGGCTGGGGTTGCTGGGCTGTCTCCTCGCTGCCCTGGGGCTAGAGGGCTGGAGAACCTGCGAAGACAAACCGGGACGAAAGCGGCGGCTCCTGCTTGGTGGGGGCGTGACGCTTGGCATGGCAGGGATCACCACCCTGGTGCCAGTCTCCTGGGTTGCCTACAACACCGTCCTCGACTTCTGGGACGAGACTGTCCCCGACATCGTCCCCAGGTGGGAGTTTGGGGAGGCCACCTTCCTGGGGTGGTTTGCTGGGGCCTTCCTTGCCGCTGGTGGGCTGCTCCTTGCCTGCAGCTCCCGCTCCACAACGACCGCAACGCCGCTGGCCCGCCCCTGCCGCCGGGCCCCTGCTGCGCAAGGTCTGCCTGGGGGCCACCACCTGCACCCCAAAAATGCAGACTTGGTCATCTAA
- the UBE4A gene encoding ubiquitin conjugation factor E4 A isoform X1, with product MTDQENNNSISSNPFAALFGSVAAAKHFAAVQKQQQLRQLTGEETSISQDDSDNSVSESLDDCDYSVAEISRSFRSQRELCEQLNINHMIQRIFLITLDNSDPSMKSGNGIPARCVYLEEMAADLDDQDWLDMDNVEQALFTRLLLPEPGSHLIHMTCASTQNLSADRDAGERQILRYLYACFRRAREEITKVPENLLPFAVRCRNLTVSNTRTVLLTPEIYVNQNVYEQLVDLMLETLRGAQFEDMTEFLEEVIEALTMDEEVRTFGEVMVPVFDILLGRIKDLDLCQILLYTYLDVLLYFTKQKDIAKVFAGYIQPKDPSNGQMYQKTLLGAVLNISCLLKTPGVVENHGYFLNPSRSSPQEIKVQESNIHQFMAQFHEKIYQMLKNLLQLSPETKHRILSWLGNCLHANAGRTKIWANQMPEIFFQMYASDAFFLNLGAALLKLCQPFCKPRSPKLLTFNPTYCALKELNEEERKSKNVHMKGLEKETCLIPALSEQEPQFANSYNLVTENLVLTQYTLHLGFHRLHDQMVKINQSLHRLQVAWREAQQSSSPAADSLREQFERLMTIYLSTKTAMTEPQMLQNCLNLQVSMAVLLVQLAVGNHGTEPLELTFPLPEVEHSALAFVPEFFADNLGDFFIFLRRFADDILETSADSLEHILHFITVFMGDVERMKNPHLRAKLAEVLEAVMPHLDQAQNPLISSVFHRKRVFCSYQHAAHLAEALIKVFVDIEFTGDPHQFEQKFNYRRPMYPILRYMWDTDSYRDSIKALADYASENLEAMNPPLFLRFLNLLMNDAIFLLDEAIQYLSKIKVQQIEKDRGEWDSLSPEARREKESSLQMFGQLARFHNIMSNETIGTLAFLTSEIKSLFVHPFLAERIISMLNYFLQHLVGPKMGALKVKDFSEFDFKPQQLVSDICTIYLNLGDEENFCATVPKDGRSYSPMLFAQTVRVLKKINKPGNMIVSFSNLAERIKSLADRQQQEEETYADACDEFLDPIMSTLMSDPVILPSSRVTVDRSTIARHLLSDQTDPFNRSPLTMDQIRPNTELKEKIQQWLAERKKQKEEQLEDTLN from the exons ATGACCGACCAGGAGAACAACAACAGTATCTCCAGCAACCCCTTCGCCGCCCTCTTCGGCTCCGTCGCTGCCGCCAAGCACTTCGCCGCCgtccagaagcagcagcagctacgGCAGCTGACAG GCGAGGAGACGTCCATCAGCCAGGATGACTCCGACAACAGTGTCTCCGAGAGCCTGGACGACTGCGACTATTCGGTGGCTGAGATCAGCCGTTCATTCCGCTCGCAGCGAGAGCTCTGCGAGCAGCTCAACATCAACCACATGATCCAGAGGATCTTCCTCATCACCTTGGACAACA gtGACCCCAGCATGAAAAGTGGGAATGGGATCCCGGCACGCTGTGTCTACCTGGAGGAAATGGCCGCAGACCTGGATGACCAGGACTGGCTGGACATGGACAATGTGGAGCAG GCCCTGTTCACCcgcctgctgctgccagaaccCGGGAGCCACTTGATCCACATGACCTGTGCCAGCACCCAGAACCTCTCAGCTGACCGTGACGCCGGGGAGAGGCAGATCCTGCGCTACCTCTATGCCTGCTTCCGCAGGGCACGGGAAGAG ATAACCAAGGTCCCAGAGAATCTTCTGCCCTTCGCAGTGCGCTGCCGCAACCTGACGGTGTCAAACACTCGTACTGTCCTTCTCACCCCAGAGATCTACGTCAACCAGAACGTGTATGAGCAGCTGGTGGACCTGATGCTGGAGACACTGAGAGGGGCAC AGTTCGAGGACATGACCGAGTTCCTTGAGGAGGTAATAGAAGCCTTAACGATGGACGAGGAGGTGCGGACATTTGGAGAGGTCATGGTTCCTGTGTTTGACATTCTGTTGGGGAGAATCAAGGACCTGGACCTCTGCCAGATCCTGCTGTACACATACCTCGATGTGCTCCTCTACTTCACAAAGCAGAAGGATATAGCAAAG GTTTTTGCAGGCTATATCCAGCCCAAGGATCCTAGCAATGGACAGATGTACCAGAAGACTTTGCTTGGTGCTGTTTTAAATATCTCCTGCTTGCTGAAGACCCCTGGAGTAGTGGAGAACCATGGCTACTTTCTGAATCCATCCCGATCCAGCCCACAGGAGATTAAAGTGCAGGAATCCAACATCCATCAG TTCATGGCCCAGTTCCATGAGAAGATCTACCAAATGCTGAAAAACCTGTTGCAGTTGTCACCAGAGACGAAGCACAGGATTCTCTCCTGGCTGGGAAACTGCCTCCATGCAAATGCAGGTCGCACCAAAATTTGGGCTAACCAGATGCCGGAGATTTTCTTCCAGATGTATGCCTCAGATGCCTTCTTCCTCAACTTGGGGGCTGCCCTTTtgaagctgtgccagccctTCTGCAAACCCAGATCTCCAAAGCTGCTAACCTTCAACCCTACCTACTGTGCTCTGAAGGAGCTGAAcgaagaggagaggaagagcaaGAATGTACACATGAAAG gtttggaaaaagaaacatgtttAATCCCTGCTCTGAGTGAGCAAGAGCCGCAGTTTGCAAACAGCTACAACCTGGTGACGGAAAACCTGGTGCTCACGCAGTATACCCTGCACTTGGGGTTTCACAG GTTGCACGACCAGATGGTAAAGATAAACCAAAGCCTTCATCGCCTGCAAGTGGCGTGGCGTGAagctcagcagagctccagccctgctgctgacagcctCAGGGAGCAGTTTGAGCGCCTGATGACCATCTATCTCTCCACCAAGACAGCGATGACGGAACCGCAGATGCTGCAGAACTGCCTGAACCTGCAGGTGTccatggcagtgctgctggtgcagctggCTGTGGGGAACCATGGGACGGAGCCGCTGGAGCTGACCTTCCCGCTGCCGGAGGTGGAGCACAGCGCGCTGGCCTTCGTGCCAG AGTTCTTTGCCGATAATTTGGGTGACTTCTTCATTTTCCTGCGGCGTTTTGCTGATGACATCTTGGAGACTTCTGCCGATTCCCTGGAGCACATCCTTCACTTTATTACTGTTTTCATGGGTGATGTGGAGAG gaTGAAAAATCCTCACCTGCGAGCCAAGCTGGCTGAAGTGTTGGAGGCTGTGATGCCTCACTTGGATCAGGCTCAGAACCCACTCATCTCGAGCGTGTTTCATCGCAAGCGAGTGTTCTGCTCTTACCAGCATGCTGCCCACCTGGCTGAGGCACTCATCAAAGTCTTTGTGGATATTGAGTTTACGG GTGACCCACACCAGTTTGAACAGAAGTTCAACTACCGCCGTCCCATGTATCCCATCCTGAGGTACATGTGGGACACTGATTCCTACCGGGACAGCATAAAG GCTCTGGCTGATTATGCCTCAGAGAACCTGGAAGCAATGAATCCCCCTCTCTTCTTGCGCTTCCTGAACCTGCTCATGAACGATGCTATTTTCCTGTTGGATGAAGCCATACAG TACCTCAGCAAGATCAAAGTTCAGCAGATTGAGAAGGACCGAGGCGAGTGGGacagcctgtccccagaggCTCGCCGTGAGAAGGAGTCCAGCCTGCAGATGTTTGGTCAGCTGGCGCGTTTCCACAACATCATGTCCAATGAAACCATTGGCACGCTGGCTTTCCTGACTTCAG aaatCAAGTCCCTGTTTGTGCATCCTTTCCTTGCTGAGCGCATCATCTCCATGCTCAACTACTTCCTGCAACACCTGGTTGGGCCTAAAATGGGAGCATTGAAGGTGAAGGATTTCAGTGAGTTTGACTTCAAGCCACAGCAGCTCGTGTCTGACATCTGCACCATCTACTTAAACCTTGG GGATGAAGAAAACTTCTGTGCCACAGTCCCCAAGGACGGCCGCTCCTACTCACCGATGCTCTTTGCCCAGACTGTGCGGGTTCTGAAGAAGATTAACAAGCCTGGCAACATGATAGTGTCTTTCAGTAACCTGGCTGAGAGGATCAAG TCTCTTGCAGAccggcagcagcaggaagaagagaCATATGCAGATGCCTGTGATGAATTCCTGGATCCAATTATGAGCACTCTG
- the UBE4A gene encoding ubiquitin conjugation factor E4 A isoform X2: MTDQENNNSISSNPFAALFGSVAAAKHFAAVQKQQQLRQLTGEETSISQDDSDNSVSESLDDCDYSVAEISRSFRSQRELCEQLNINHMIQRIFLITLDNSDPSMKSGNGIPARCVYLEEMAADLDDQDWLDMDNVEQITKVPENLLPFAVRCRNLTVSNTRTVLLTPEIYVNQNVYEQLVDLMLETLRGAQFEDMTEFLEEVIEALTMDEEVRTFGEVMVPVFDILLGRIKDLDLCQILLYTYLDVLLYFTKQKDIAKVFAGYIQPKDPSNGQMYQKTLLGAVLNISCLLKTPGVVENHGYFLNPSRSSPQEIKVQESNIHQFMAQFHEKIYQMLKNLLQLSPETKHRILSWLGNCLHANAGRTKIWANQMPEIFFQMYASDAFFLNLGAALLKLCQPFCKPRSPKLLTFNPTYCALKELNEEERKSKNVHMKGLEKETCLIPALSEQEPQFANSYNLVTENLVLTQYTLHLGFHRLHDQMVKINQSLHRLQVAWREAQQSSSPAADSLREQFERLMTIYLSTKTAMTEPQMLQNCLNLQVSMAVLLVQLAVGNHGTEPLELTFPLPEVEHSALAFVPEFFADNLGDFFIFLRRFADDILETSADSLEHILHFITVFMGDVERMKNPHLRAKLAEVLEAVMPHLDQAQNPLISSVFHRKRVFCSYQHAAHLAEALIKVFVDIEFTGDPHQFEQKFNYRRPMYPILRYMWDTDSYRDSIKALADYASENLEAMNPPLFLRFLNLLMNDAIFLLDEAIQYLSKIKVQQIEKDRGEWDSLSPEARREKESSLQMFGQLARFHNIMSNETIGTLAFLTSEIKSLFVHPFLAERIISMLNYFLQHLVGPKMGALKVKDFSEFDFKPQQLVSDICTIYLNLGDEENFCATVPKDGRSYSPMLFAQTVRVLKKINKPGNMIVSFSNLAERIKSLADRQQQEEETYADACDEFLDPIMSTLMSDPVILPSSRVTVDRSTIARHLLSDQTDPFNRSPLTMDQIRPNTELKEKIQQWLAERKKQKEEQLEDTLN, translated from the exons ATGACCGACCAGGAGAACAACAACAGTATCTCCAGCAACCCCTTCGCCGCCCTCTTCGGCTCCGTCGCTGCCGCCAAGCACTTCGCCGCCgtccagaagcagcagcagctacgGCAGCTGACAG GCGAGGAGACGTCCATCAGCCAGGATGACTCCGACAACAGTGTCTCCGAGAGCCTGGACGACTGCGACTATTCGGTGGCTGAGATCAGCCGTTCATTCCGCTCGCAGCGAGAGCTCTGCGAGCAGCTCAACATCAACCACATGATCCAGAGGATCTTCCTCATCACCTTGGACAACA gtGACCCCAGCATGAAAAGTGGGAATGGGATCCCGGCACGCTGTGTCTACCTGGAGGAAATGGCCGCAGACCTGGATGACCAGGACTGGCTGGACATGGACAATGTGGAGCAG ATAACCAAGGTCCCAGAGAATCTTCTGCCCTTCGCAGTGCGCTGCCGCAACCTGACGGTGTCAAACACTCGTACTGTCCTTCTCACCCCAGAGATCTACGTCAACCAGAACGTGTATGAGCAGCTGGTGGACCTGATGCTGGAGACACTGAGAGGGGCAC AGTTCGAGGACATGACCGAGTTCCTTGAGGAGGTAATAGAAGCCTTAACGATGGACGAGGAGGTGCGGACATTTGGAGAGGTCATGGTTCCTGTGTTTGACATTCTGTTGGGGAGAATCAAGGACCTGGACCTCTGCCAGATCCTGCTGTACACATACCTCGATGTGCTCCTCTACTTCACAAAGCAGAAGGATATAGCAAAG GTTTTTGCAGGCTATATCCAGCCCAAGGATCCTAGCAATGGACAGATGTACCAGAAGACTTTGCTTGGTGCTGTTTTAAATATCTCCTGCTTGCTGAAGACCCCTGGAGTAGTGGAGAACCATGGCTACTTTCTGAATCCATCCCGATCCAGCCCACAGGAGATTAAAGTGCAGGAATCCAACATCCATCAG TTCATGGCCCAGTTCCATGAGAAGATCTACCAAATGCTGAAAAACCTGTTGCAGTTGTCACCAGAGACGAAGCACAGGATTCTCTCCTGGCTGGGAAACTGCCTCCATGCAAATGCAGGTCGCACCAAAATTTGGGCTAACCAGATGCCGGAGATTTTCTTCCAGATGTATGCCTCAGATGCCTTCTTCCTCAACTTGGGGGCTGCCCTTTtgaagctgtgccagccctTCTGCAAACCCAGATCTCCAAAGCTGCTAACCTTCAACCCTACCTACTGTGCTCTGAAGGAGCTGAAcgaagaggagaggaagagcaaGAATGTACACATGAAAG gtttggaaaaagaaacatgtttAATCCCTGCTCTGAGTGAGCAAGAGCCGCAGTTTGCAAACAGCTACAACCTGGTGACGGAAAACCTGGTGCTCACGCAGTATACCCTGCACTTGGGGTTTCACAG GTTGCACGACCAGATGGTAAAGATAAACCAAAGCCTTCATCGCCTGCAAGTGGCGTGGCGTGAagctcagcagagctccagccctgctgctgacagcctCAGGGAGCAGTTTGAGCGCCTGATGACCATCTATCTCTCCACCAAGACAGCGATGACGGAACCGCAGATGCTGCAGAACTGCCTGAACCTGCAGGTGTccatggcagtgctgctggtgcagctggCTGTGGGGAACCATGGGACGGAGCCGCTGGAGCTGACCTTCCCGCTGCCGGAGGTGGAGCACAGCGCGCTGGCCTTCGTGCCAG AGTTCTTTGCCGATAATTTGGGTGACTTCTTCATTTTCCTGCGGCGTTTTGCTGATGACATCTTGGAGACTTCTGCCGATTCCCTGGAGCACATCCTTCACTTTATTACTGTTTTCATGGGTGATGTGGAGAG gaTGAAAAATCCTCACCTGCGAGCCAAGCTGGCTGAAGTGTTGGAGGCTGTGATGCCTCACTTGGATCAGGCTCAGAACCCACTCATCTCGAGCGTGTTTCATCGCAAGCGAGTGTTCTGCTCTTACCAGCATGCTGCCCACCTGGCTGAGGCACTCATCAAAGTCTTTGTGGATATTGAGTTTACGG GTGACCCACACCAGTTTGAACAGAAGTTCAACTACCGCCGTCCCATGTATCCCATCCTGAGGTACATGTGGGACACTGATTCCTACCGGGACAGCATAAAG GCTCTGGCTGATTATGCCTCAGAGAACCTGGAAGCAATGAATCCCCCTCTCTTCTTGCGCTTCCTGAACCTGCTCATGAACGATGCTATTTTCCTGTTGGATGAAGCCATACAG TACCTCAGCAAGATCAAAGTTCAGCAGATTGAGAAGGACCGAGGCGAGTGGGacagcctgtccccagaggCTCGCCGTGAGAAGGAGTCCAGCCTGCAGATGTTTGGTCAGCTGGCGCGTTTCCACAACATCATGTCCAATGAAACCATTGGCACGCTGGCTTTCCTGACTTCAG aaatCAAGTCCCTGTTTGTGCATCCTTTCCTTGCTGAGCGCATCATCTCCATGCTCAACTACTTCCTGCAACACCTGGTTGGGCCTAAAATGGGAGCATTGAAGGTGAAGGATTTCAGTGAGTTTGACTTCAAGCCACAGCAGCTCGTGTCTGACATCTGCACCATCTACTTAAACCTTGG GGATGAAGAAAACTTCTGTGCCACAGTCCCCAAGGACGGCCGCTCCTACTCACCGATGCTCTTTGCCCAGACTGTGCGGGTTCTGAAGAAGATTAACAAGCCTGGCAACATGATAGTGTCTTTCAGTAACCTGGCTGAGAGGATCAAG TCTCTTGCAGAccggcagcagcaggaagaagagaCATATGCAGATGCCTGTGATGAATTCCTGGATCCAATTATGAGCACTCTG